Proteins from a genomic interval of Lolium perenne isolate Kyuss_39 chromosome 1, Kyuss_2.0, whole genome shotgun sequence:
- the LOC127323813 gene encoding F-box/FBD/LRR-repeat protein At5g56420 gives MPTPLLNRRRGRGAAAPTRYSVRRAVGGMAWTGSWTDRFLRRQPSGEDRISTLPDDLLLLVLRRLDTRTALGTAVLSSRWASLPRELPALDFSVGDILPPRYHQWIRLHGDRGTHAPNTDKKHIVPNIRRYERRAMRALASSVESILDAPADDDRRVSRLSLQFFITSSSGCCMNRLIDKALDTWGVDDLEAVAKPTYCHRRQAHTFPTHGLCKEPRTSRLRRLKLGGCLLPPMHQFSALTTLILQDLPESTPTAAYEGVFTSCQQLQVLHLNSCGCSGDKIVVVDAPMSEIRELVADHCAFRRIRLRALPSLERLASLQTKVYFESGSCPSLRQRNFALRLGTTHEGFRQCFRDYLELELDLFFQHTPDITNMIIRFTGPDRWFVPSTSPSLLLPNLRRLLVADVPSSWDVTWPRLLLEMAPSLEVLHIHITPCTEEPNDELSWQPTKRRQHHLKEFVMAGFEGTERQIYLVKFVMSVCTTLRRVILSKNGYARDKGHWDWEMVTPHYSWSDQEKDTMLKQIMDGVSSSTAHVHMV, from the coding sequence ATGCCGACGCCTCTACTTAATCGCAGGCGCGGCCGCGGCGCAGCGGCGCCTACTCGCTACTCGGTTCGTCGCGCAGTTGGAGGTATGGCCTGGACCGGGAGCTGGACGGATCGATTCCTTCGCCGGCAGCCCTCGGGCGAGGACCGAATCAGCACCCTCCCCGACGATCTCCTCCTCCTTGTCCTGCGCCGCCTCGACACCCGCACGGCGCTCGGCACCGCTGTTCTCTCCAGTCGCTGGGCCAGCCTCCCCCGGGAGCTCCCTGCCTTGGATTTCAGTGTCGGCGACATACTCCCGCCGCGCTACCACCAATGGATCCGCCTCCACGGTGACCGCGGAACTCATGCACCCAACACCGACAAGAAGCACATCGTGCCTAACATCAGGAGGTACGAGCGCCGCGCCATGCGGGCCTTGGCCAGCTCCGTCGAAAGCATCTTGGATGCGCCGGCTGATGACGACCGGCGGGTCAGTAGGCTGAGCCTCCAGTTCTTCATCACCTCCAGCTCTGGCTGCTGCATGAACCGGCTGATCGACAAGGCCCTCGATACTTGGGGTGTGGATGATCTCGAGGCTGTTGCTAAGCCAACCTACTGTCACAGGCGGCAAGCACACACCTTTCCAACCCATGGCCTGTGCAAGGAGCCCCGCACGTCACGCCTGCGAAGACTGAAGCTTGGAGGTTGCCTGCTCCCGCCGATGCACCAGTTCAGCGCCCTCACTACGCTCATCCTGCAAGACCTGCCGGAATCGACCCCCACAGCAGCCTACGAGGGTGTCTTCACCTCGTGCCAGCAGCTGCAGGTGCTTCACCTCAACTCCTGCGGCTGCAGTGGGGATAAGATCGTCGTGGTCGACGCCCCCATGTCAGAGATCAGAGAGCTTGTTGCGGACCACTGCGCGTTCCGCCGTATACGGCTCAGGGCTCTTCCTAGCCTTGAGCGCCTAGCATCTCTGCAAACTAAAGTGTACTTCGAGTCCGGCTCATGCCCCTCCCTCAGGCAGCGAAACTTCGCCTTGCGCCTCGGTACCACTCATGAGGGATTCCGCCAATGTTTTAGGGATTATCTGGAGCTGGAGCTTGACCTGTTTTTCCAGCATACCCCGGACATAACCAACATGATTATCCGGTTCACTGGACCTGACAGATGGTTTGTGCCATCAACCTCCCCGTCGTTACTGTTGCCTAATCTGAGGCGTCTACTTGTTGCCGATGTGCCTTCGTCTTGGGATGTCACATGGCCCCGTCTTCTCCTTGAGATGGCGCCGTCCCTCGAGGTTCTTCACATTCACATTACCCCTTGCACGGAGGAGCCCAATGATGAACTATCCTGGCAGCCCACCAAGCGTCGGCAACATCACTTGAAGGAGTTTGTGATGGCTGGTTTCGAGGGAACTGAAAGGCAGATTTACCTTGTCAAGTTCGTCATGTCAGTCTGCACAACATTGCGTCGTGTCATCTTGTCCAAGAATGGGTATGCTCGGGACAAGGGGCACTGGGACTGGGAGATGGTAACGCCGCACTACTCGTGGTCCGACCAAGAGAAGGATACTATGCTGAAGCAGATTATGGATGGTGTTTCTTCCTCGACTGCTCATGTTCATATGGTTTGA
- the LOC127337112 gene encoding uncharacterized protein: MGDDSERAARELKEKQEREATSKLAIANPANSSAGLFSISSLHAQAVGLSSIKGHVPVELALDTGVHRQWRTFFRAALRKYALLDHIDAAAPSDPTPEWTLLDATVVSWLYGSVSLGLLDAVMKPGDDPIAVELWTSINSLFTDHKINRQLHLSTELDGLDMSELTMKDYLTKVKSLSDGLTDLGAPVDDAKLVIQCLNGLPEQYDSAADLISLMPGMNFDKCRSLLELQDMKKKNRRSRSGDTALYSTTPNPNLNPGKGDGKGKKKKKKQDKEKRDKEGAPATAPTPAAPSWTPMQLPWNGAFQMWPYGQAGLLGRQHYVPRPTPPSHAYYAHSPYGAVPSYGYGTPPLPHGYGNTAPIAAPPSPAPSTASWDQQALLNQFQTMGLQAPPREWVMDTGASSHFASDPGSAYQDRDSQMQ; the protein is encoded by the exons ATGGGCGACGACAGTGAGCGCGCTGCGAGggagctcaaggagaagcaggaaCGCGAGGCAACCAGCAAGCTTGCCATCGCCAACCCCGCCAACTCCAGCGCGGGACTCTTCTCCATCTCCTCCTTGCACGCCCAAGCCGTCGGCCTCTCCTCCATCAAGGGCCACGTTCCCGTCGAGCTCGCCCTCGACACCGGCGTTCACCGCCAATGGCGCACGTTCTTCCGCGCCGCCCTTCGCAAGTACGCCCTGCTGGATCACATCGACGCGGCTGCTCCGTCCGATCCGACGCCGGAGTGGACTCTCCTCGACGCCACGGTCGTCTCGTGGCTCTATGGGTCCGTCTCCCTTGGCCTCCTCGACGCAGTCATGAAACCGGGCGATGATCCCATAGCCGTCGAGCTTTGGACCAGCATCAACAGCCTCTTCACCGATCACAAGATCAACCGCCAGCTTCATCTCTCCACCGAGCTCGACGGGCTCGACATGAGCGAGCTGACGATGAAGGACTACTTGACCAAGGTTAAGAGCCTTTCTGATGGCCTTACTGATCTAGGCGCTCCGGTCGACGACGCCAAGCTTGTCATCCAGTGCCTCAACGGCCTCCCCGAGCAATACGACTCGGCCGCCGATCTCATCTCCCTCATGCCCGGGATGAACTTCGACAAATGCCGGTCTCTCCTTGAGCTTCAGGACATGAAGAAGAAGAACCGTCGATCCCGCTCTGGTGACACGGCTCTCTACTCCACCACGCCCAACCCAAACCTTAATCCTGGCAAGGGTGACGGCaagggaaagaagaagaaaaagaaacaggACAAGGAGAAGCGGGATAAAGAGGGCGCGCCCGCTACGGCTCCGACCCCAGCCGCCCCATCTTGGACGCCAATGCAGCTTCCCTGGAACGGCGCCTTCCAGATGTGGCCCTACGGCCAGGCCGGCTTGCTTGGTCGGCAGCACTACGTGCCCCGCCCCACGCCACCCTCTCATGCCTACTACGCGCACAGCCCATATGGTGCGGTTCCCTCCTACGGCTATGGCACTCCACCATTACCCCACGGCTACGGCAACACCGCTCCCATCGCTGCACCTCCATCTCCGGCACCATCGACGGCCTCCTGGGACCAGCAGGCTCTGCTCAATCAGTTCCAGACTATGGGACTGCAAGCTCCTCCTCGTGAATGGGTAATGGATACTGGCGCATCCTCCCACTTCGCGTCCGACCCTG GATCTGCGTACCAGGACCGAGATTCTCAGATGCAATAG
- the LOC127323823 gene encoding uncharacterized protein, giving the protein MAIPPIEDNSEEDGGGGVHLGLGVREGKKARGIGGLGGGERVDEEAQMTGVLGGGEGVEEEVLEQVSRDSGGGGGGDEEDVHGAADSSGSKEEEEDADTLLGRLKALCNVLASNYNDKIDELGIVKGMEITEATKTRLLKIVLFLQETKEERFEKMQDSANELLELWKESEQSTQRLLKVYQIFEIISAHSSDEINEEKYLSAALLRKIEKQIQTIKAANLTLLRDKYQRKRRKLMELLKELHFTTSDVGFDPKEKFEGEAYPEKIKELRGLIMGLKKDRMSRMQLVFRMELLDTIRKEKLSSEKIKYMVEDVKEFLDRAQSAGEILHYDGKNAVDVINEIQEMVTTPKQAERTENNTSSRSMRLEARLKKAMDSEAGEDSLKVPEKCH; this is encoded by the exons ATGGCGATTCCGCCAATCGAGGACAACTCagaggaggacggcggcggcggtgtacACCTGGGACTGGGAGTCCGGGAGGGGAAGAAGGCGCGGGGGATTGGGGGCCTCGGAGGCGGCGAACGTGTGGACGAGGAAGCACAGATGACTGGTGTCCTCGGAGGCGGCGAAGGTGTGGAGGAGGAAGTGCTGGAGCAGGTATCTAGAGATTCTGGAGGTGGCGGCGGTGGGGATGAGGAGGATGTGCACGGAGCAGCGGACTCCAGCGGcagcaaggaggaggaggaagacgccgACACGC TGCTAGGAAGGCTTAAAGCGTTGTGCAATGTCCTGGCGTCAAACTACAATGACAAAATTGATGAACTTGGTATTGTGAAGGGCATGGAGATCACAGAAGCTACCAAAACAAGACTCCTCAAGATCGTGCTATTCTTACAGGAAACGAAAGAAGAACGTTTTGAAAAG ATGCAGGATTCTGCTAATGAGCTTCTGGAGTTGTGGAAAGAATCAGAACAGTCCACACAAAGGCTACTCAAGGTTTACCAAATATTCGAGATCATCAGTGCTCATTCTTCAGATGAAATCAACGAGGAGAAATACCTATCAGCCGCCCTGTTGAGAAAGATCGAAAAGCAGATTCAGACCATCAAAGCTGCAAATCTCACCTTGTTGAGAGATAAGTACCAAaggaagaggaggaaattgatggagCTGCTGAAAGAACTTCATTTCACAACCTCGGATGTTGGTTTCGATCCGAAGGAAAAAT TTGAAGGAGAGGCTTATCCTGAGAAGATTAAAGAACTAAGAGGCTTAATCATGGGCCTTAAAAAGGATCGAATGTCAAGAATGCAACTTGTTTTTAGAATGGAGTTGTTAGATACAATCCGGAAGGAAAAACTCTCTTCTGAAAAGATTAAGT ATATGGTTGAAGATGTGAAGGAATTCCTTGACAGAGCACAGTCTGCAGGAGAAATATTACACTATGATGGTAAAAATGCTGTTGATGTTATCAATGAGATTCAGGAAATGGTAACTACCCCCAAACAAGCTGAAAGGACCGAGAATAATACATCATCAAGGTCGATGCGACTAGAAGCGAGGCTGAAGAAGGCCATGGATTCGGAAGCCGGAGAAGATTCACTCAAAGTTCCAGAGAAATGCCACT AG